One part of the Mesorhizobium loti genome encodes these proteins:
- a CDS encoding VirB8 protein has protein sequence MSTPSETTANSSSELVDKRYYRAGATWEDDTHRSMRRSRTLAWVVSSVSGLVAVLSLLALVLILPLRQFEPYVVEVDKSTGYLEIMRALKPGDLSQNEAVTAANLVRYIRARETYDSRELKQNYDLAQLYSTDAASKDLTWAFTPANPQSLDKTYGRNVTVAVEIKSVSLLNRNTASVRFVTTTRRDNSSTADNWVAVIKFRYTTTPLKNEWRFDNPLGFQVTDYRRDQESAPVAGSLQ, from the coding sequence GTGTCAACACCATCGGAAACGACTGCTAACAGCAGCAGCGAACTCGTCGACAAGCGCTATTACAGGGCGGGCGCGACCTGGGAAGACGACACGCACAGGTCAATGCGTCGATCGCGCACATTGGCATGGGTCGTCAGCAGCGTTTCCGGACTGGTGGCGGTGCTGTCGCTGCTGGCGCTCGTGCTGATCCTGCCGCTTCGGCAGTTCGAGCCCTACGTTGTTGAGGTCGACAAATCGACTGGCTACCTCGAGATCATGCGGGCGCTCAAGCCTGGCGATTTGTCCCAGAACGAAGCCGTCACGGCGGCCAATCTGGTGCGCTACATCAGGGCCCGCGAAACCTACGATTCCCGCGAACTGAAACAGAATTACGACCTGGCGCAGCTCTACTCCACCGACGCGGCGTCCAAGGATTTGACTTGGGCTTTCACGCCTGCAAATCCGCAATCGCTGGACAAGACCTATGGCCGCAATGTCACCGTCGCGGTCGAGATCAAGTCAGTTTCCCTGCTCAATCGCAACACAGCCTCGGTGCGCTTCGTCACGACGACGCGGCGGGACAATTCGTCCACGGCCGACAATTGGGTGGCCGTGATAAAATTCCGCTACACCACAACGCCGCTCAAGAACGAATGGCGTTTCGACAACCCGCTGGGATTTCAGGTTACGGATTACCGCCGCGACCAGGAATCGGCGCCGGTCGCGGGGAGCCTGCAATGA
- a CDS encoding P-type conjugative transfer protein VirB9 → MRWRVRLALSAALIFGTIHGAAARDGRIRYVTFNNDDVTSVRAALGISTMVELSPTEVIETVSAGDTKGWSIIPKRGSRFLFVKPLERDAWTNVNVVTNRRVYSLLLQATDNSRDRASFQVRFKYPDEDINARLLSQAKESATDPDLKDLNYADLNYDYAYKGDDSLKPRTVFDDGTKVFLEFKGDIPAIFVVDDKRHESLVNVRTQGKYTVIDKVARQFTLRADGKTLCLYNRARPNAIDPVEQVYGPTKLTRGSTLFGSSGGQ, encoded by the coding sequence ATGAGATGGCGCGTCCGCCTCGCCCTGTCAGCCGCCCTTATCTTCGGCACGATCCACGGCGCGGCCGCACGCGACGGCCGCATCCGATATGTCACCTTCAACAATGACGACGTGACGTCGGTGCGCGCCGCTCTTGGCATTTCGACGATGGTCGAGCTCAGCCCGACCGAAGTCATCGAAACCGTCTCCGCCGGCGACACGAAGGGCTGGTCAATCATCCCCAAACGCGGATCGCGATTTCTGTTCGTCAAGCCGCTGGAGCGCGATGCCTGGACCAACGTCAACGTCGTCACCAACCGCCGCGTCTATTCCCTGCTGCTGCAGGCAACTGACAATAGCCGCGACCGGGCATCCTTCCAGGTTCGGTTCAAATACCCGGACGAGGATATCAACGCGCGGCTGCTCTCACAGGCCAAGGAGAGCGCCACCGATCCCGACTTGAAGGACCTGAACTATGCCGATCTCAACTATGACTATGCCTACAAGGGCGACGACAGCCTGAAGCCGCGCACCGTGTTCGACGACGGCACCAAGGTGTTTCTGGAATTCAAGGGTGACATTCCGGCGATTTTCGTTGTCGACGACAAGCGCCATGAGTCGCTGGTCAACGTTCGCACGCAGGGCAAATACACCGTCATCGACAAAGTCGCACGGCAATTCACCTTGCGAGCCGATGGCAAGACGCTCTGCCTCTACAACCGGGCCCGACCCAACGCTATCGATCCGGTCGAGCAGGTCTACGGTCCTACGAAACTGACACGCGGCTCCACCCTGTTCGGATCGAGCGGAGGGCAGTGA